A single genomic interval of Roseomonas aeriglobus harbors:
- a CDS encoding NfeD family protein encodes MTMTPGLFWLIAALLLGGAELIVPGVFLVFLAAAAAVVGLFLLLFPELPLWGQLLGFTAWSVIAVLAGRRWYADTRPESADPLLNDRVVRLLGDVVTVTQAIDGGRGRVRVGDSEWIAIGADAPVGARVRVTGVRDTALVVEAISPLETK; translated from the coding sequence GTGACCATGACGCCCGGCCTGTTCTGGCTGATCGCCGCGCTGCTGCTCGGTGGTGCGGAATTGATCGTGCCGGGCGTGTTCCTCGTGTTTCTGGCGGCGGCGGCAGCGGTCGTCGGCCTCTTCCTGCTGCTGTTTCCCGAGCTGCCGCTCTGGGGCCAGCTTTTGGGCTTCACCGCCTGGTCGGTGATCGCCGTGCTGGCCGGGCGCCGCTGGTATGCCGACACCCGGCCGGAGAGCGCCGATCCGCTGCTCAACGACCGCGTTGTGCGACTTCTGGGTGACGTCGTCACCGTGACCCAGGCAATCGACGGTGGGCGGGGACGCGTGCGCGTCGGAGACAGCGAGTGGATCGCGATCGGTGCCGATGCGCCGGTCGGCGCGCGCGTCCGCGTGACCGGCGTGCGCGACACCGCGCTGGTCGTCGAAGCCATTTCCCCCTTGGAGACGAAGTGA
- a CDS encoding RsmB/NOP family class I SAM-dependent RNA methyltransferase, which produces MTPAARTQAAIELLDAIVTAARDGGPAADTLIARYFAQRRYAGSKDRRAVRTLVYDAIRSLGERPASGRAAMLALAKDRPELAETFDGSAHGPAPIDAKEQAALSGVAPAWLVDGLQRSGLDRTQLTALLDRAPLDIRVNTLMGSRDDALALFDGAAPIDRTAAGLRLPADTAVERSPAFEGGLIEVQDAGSQIVTTVAQAMPGMTVVDLCAGAGGKTLALAALMANDGRIVATDTDRARLQRLQPRADRAGVTIVETRLLDPGEEADALANLTGAADVVLIDAPCSGTGTWRRNPEARWRLTAPRLERLVATQARLLDLGATLVKPGGSITYIVCSLLDAEGRAQVDAFLARHPGWAAEGPAAGTAHGAGARLAPATDGTDGFFVARLRAA; this is translated from the coding sequence ATGACCCCCGCCGCCCGCACCCAGGCCGCGATCGAACTGCTCGATGCGATCGTCACCGCCGCCCGTGACGGTGGCCCGGCGGCCGACACGCTGATCGCCCGCTACTTTGCGCAGCGCCGCTATGCCGGCTCGAAGGACCGCCGCGCTGTCCGAACACTCGTCTACGATGCGATCCGCAGCCTCGGCGAGCGCCCGGCCAGCGGCCGCGCGGCGATGCTCGCACTGGCGAAAGACCGGCCTGAGCTGGCCGAGACGTTCGACGGCAGCGCGCACGGCCCGGCCCCGATTGATGCGAAGGAGCAGGCCGCGCTTTCCGGTGTCGCGCCCGCGTGGCTGGTGGATGGGTTGCAGCGCTCCGGCCTCGACCGTACGCAGCTGACTGCGCTGCTCGACCGAGCGCCGCTCGATATCCGCGTCAACACGCTGATGGGCAGCCGGGACGACGCGCTCGCTCTGTTCGACGGCGCCGCGCCGATCGATCGCACGGCCGCCGGGCTTCGTCTTCCCGCCGACACTGCGGTCGAACGCTCGCCGGCGTTCGAGGGCGGCCTGATCGAAGTGCAGGACGCGGGCAGTCAGATCGTCACCACCGTCGCCCAGGCCATGCCCGGCATGACCGTGGTCGATCTGTGCGCAGGGGCCGGCGGCAAGACGCTGGCGCTCGCCGCGCTGATGGCGAACGACGGCCGCATCGTCGCGACCGACACGGATCGCGCCCGGCTTCAGCGCCTCCAACCCCGCGCCGATCGCGCCGGCGTGACGATCGTCGAGACGCGACTGCTCGATCCGGGCGAGGAAGCCGATGCATTGGCCAACCTTACGGGGGCGGCCGACGTCGTGCTGATCGACGCGCCCTGTTCGGGGACCGGCACCTGGCGCCGAAATCCGGAGGCACGGTGGCGGCTGACCGCGCCGCGGCTCGAGCGTCTGGTCGCGACCCAGGCGCGGTTGCTCGACCTCGGCGCGACGCTGGTGAAGCCGGGTGGATCGATCACATACATCGTCTGTTCACTGCTGGACGCCGAAGGTCGTGCGCAGGTCGACGCCTTCCTGGCCCGGCATCCGGGCTGGGCGGCGGAGGGGCCGGCGGCGGGCACGGCGCACGGTGCAGGCGCTCGATTGGCGCCGGCAACCGACGGGACCGACGGCTTTTTTGTCGCACGCCTGCGGGCTGCGTGA
- the pdxA gene encoding 4-hydroxythreonine-4-phosphate dehydrogenase PdxA, whose translation MAPIAVSMGDPAGIGPETIAKAWDARGVHALPPFFAIGDVRAISAVWKGPIARIAAPAEAVPVFGDALPVLSVSDAGAIVPGQPDVDGARCAIESLELAVGVTRSGAACALVTGPVSKAELYRIGFTHPGQTEFVAERCGIARENAVMMLAGPTLRVVPITTHVALAEVPRLVTVELILAKARATARGLHRNFGIERPRLAFAGLNPHAGESGAIGREEIDVLEPAIAQLIEEGIDAVGPMAADSMFHARARAQYDAAMCLYHDQALIPLKALHFDEGVNMTLGLPIVRTSPDHGTAFGIAGKGMAEAGATIAAIRLAGDAAARRAVA comes from the coding sequence ATGGCGCCGATTGCCGTGTCGATGGGCGACCCGGCCGGCATAGGGCCGGAGACGATCGCAAAGGCGTGGGACGCGCGGGGTGTGCACGCCCTACCTCCCTTCTTCGCGATCGGTGACGTGCGGGCGATCTCGGCCGTGTGGAAGGGGCCGATCGCCCGGATCGCTGCCCCTGCCGAAGCCGTCCCGGTGTTCGGCGACGCGTTGCCGGTTCTATCCGTATCGGACGCCGGTGCGATCGTGCCGGGGCAGCCTGACGTCGATGGGGCCCGCTGCGCCATCGAATCGCTGGAGCTTGCGGTTGGCGTGACCCGCTCGGGTGCGGCCTGCGCACTGGTGACGGGGCCGGTTTCGAAGGCAGAGCTTTACCGTATCGGCTTCACCCATCCCGGCCAGACCGAGTTCGTCGCCGAACGTTGCGGCATCGCGCGCGAAAATGCGGTGATGATGCTTGCCGGCCCGACGTTGCGGGTCGTGCCGATCACGACCCATGTCGCGCTGGCCGAGGTGCCACGGCTGGTGACCGTCGAACTTATCCTGGCGAAGGCCCGGGCAACCGCGCGGGGGCTTCACCGCAATTTCGGTATCGAGCGCCCGCGACTGGCCTTTGCCGGCCTCAATCCTCACGCGGGCGAGTCGGGCGCGATCGGGCGAGAGGAGATCGACGTCCTGGAGCCGGCGATCGCGCAGCTGATCGAGGAAGGGATCGACGCGGTCGGCCCCATGGCGGCGGACAGCATGTTTCACGCGCGCGCCCGAGCGCAATATGACGCTGCGATGTGCCTCTATCATGATCAGGCGCTGATCCCGCTGAAGGCATTGCACTTCGACGAGGGTGTCAACATGACGCTCGGCCTGCCGATCGTCCGGACTTCTCCCGATCACGGCACGGCGTTTGGCATCGCGGGCAAGGGGATGGCGGAAGCAGGCGCGACGATCGCGGCAATCCGCCTTGCCGGCGACGCTGCCGCGCGCCGCGCTGTCGCCTGA
- the rsmA gene encoding 16S rRNA (adenine(1518)-N(6)/adenine(1519)-N(6))-dimethyltransferase RsmA — translation MTPPTLPPLRDVVARHGLAASKALGQNFLFDGQLLARIAAIPGDLTDAEVLEIGPGPGGLTRALLAAGARVTAIERDRRCIPALAELEAAYPGKLTVVEGDAMTIDHRSLFTGRPHIVANLPYNIGTPLLVGWLSAEWAPWWASLTLMFQKEVAERVVAPVGSDHYGRLAVLSQWRSTARIAMPVHRSAFTPPPKVMSAVVHIVPTEAPEGVRIATLERLTAAAFGQRRKMLRQSLKAVPGALDALEVVGIDPARRAETVSVAEFVAVARLLG, via the coding sequence ATGACGCCGCCAACCCTACCCCCGTTGCGTGACGTCGTTGCGCGCCACGGCCTGGCCGCATCGAAGGCGCTCGGGCAGAATTTCCTGTTCGACGGGCAATTGCTGGCCCGTATCGCAGCGATCCCGGGTGACCTGACCGATGCCGAGGTCCTGGAGATCGGCCCCGGTCCCGGCGGCCTGACCCGCGCCTTACTGGCAGCAGGCGCGCGCGTGACCGCGATCGAACGGGATCGGCGCTGCATTCCCGCGCTTGCCGAGCTGGAGGCGGCCTATCCGGGCAAGCTGACCGTCGTCGAAGGCGACGCGATGACGATCGACCATCGCAGCCTGTTCACCGGCCGACCGCATATCGTCGCGAACCTGCCCTACAATATCGGCACGCCCCTGCTTGTCGGCTGGCTCTCGGCGGAATGGGCACCGTGGTGGGCAAGCCTGACGCTGATGTTCCAGAAGGAGGTCGCCGAGCGCGTGGTCGCCCCGGTCGGTAGCGACCATTACGGCCGGCTGGCAGTGCTCAGCCAATGGCGCTCGACCGCGCGGATCGCGATGCCGGTTCATCGCTCCGCCTTTACTCCGCCGCCGAAGGTCATGTCGGCGGTCGTTCACATCGTTCCGACCGAGGCGCCGGAGGGCGTGCGGATCGCGACGCTGGAGCGCCTGACAGCGGCGGCGTTCGGTCAACGGCGCAAGATGCTGCGGCAGAGCCTGAAAGCGGTGCCGGGTGCCCTCGACGCGCTGGAAGTGGTCGGGATCGACCCGGCGCGGCGGGCGGAAACGGTCAGCGTGGCCGAGTTCGTCGCGGTCGCCCGCCTGCTCGGTTAA
- a CDS encoding CoA ester lyase: MTTPRRLAPRSLLFLPASNPRAVAKARTLAADAVLLDLEDAVADDVKAAARAAAVAAVKEGFGPRLAAIRVNAVGHGEHDADVAAVAASTADLIVLPKVERPEDAGAVAGASGKPLLAMIETPLGVLAAAEIAAQPGVVGLIVGTNDLRATLRLPPSAPRESLSHALQTIILAARANGGWAFDGVYNRLDDAEGFGEEARAGRNLGFDGKTLIHPSQVDPCNIAFGPTPEEIEEARALIAAFTGGAERFRDRMIEGMHVDQARAVLARGE, translated from the coding sequence ATGACCACTCCCCGTCGCCTCGCGCCCCGATCGCTCCTGTTCCTGCCGGCCTCCAACCCGCGCGCGGTCGCCAAGGCGCGGACCCTGGCGGCGGACGCGGTGCTGCTCGACCTGGAGGATGCCGTCGCGGATGACGTCAAGGCAGCAGCACGCGCCGCGGCGGTGGCCGCGGTGAAGGAGGGCTTCGGCCCCCGCCTCGCCGCGATCCGGGTAAACGCGGTCGGTCATGGCGAACATGACGCGGACGTCGCCGCCGTGGCCGCTTCGACCGCGGACCTAATCGTCTTGCCGAAGGTCGAGCGCCCCGAAGATGCTGGAGCGGTCGCCGGTGCCAGTGGCAAGCCGCTGCTCGCGATGATCGAAACACCGCTCGGCGTGCTGGCCGCAGCGGAGATCGCCGCGCAGCCAGGCGTCGTCGGCCTGATCGTCGGCACCAATGATCTGCGCGCGACGCTCCGCCTGCCGCCCTCGGCCCCGCGTGAAAGCCTGTCCCACGCCCTCCAGACGATCATCCTCGCCGCCCGCGCGAACGGCGGCTGGGCCTTCGACGGCGTCTACAACCGCCTCGACGATGCGGAAGGATTTGGTGAAGAGGCGAGGGCGGGGCGCAACCTCGGCTTCGACGGCAAGACGCTGATCCACCCGTCTCAAGTCGACCCGTGCAACATCGCCTTCGGCCCGACGCCGGAGGAAATCGAGGAAGCCCGCGCTCTGATCGCCGCCTTCACCGGCGGCGCCGAACGCTTCCGCGACCGGATGATCGAAGGGATGCACGTCGATCAGGCGCGGGCAGTTCTTGCTCGGGGGGAGTGA
- a CDS encoding SPFH/Band 7/PHB domain protein, whose protein sequence is MELTVAALVALLIVVFYLFASIKIVRQGYQYTIEHFGRYTTTASPGFNFYPAFFYRVGRRVNMMEQVIDIPGQEIITKDNAIVSTDGVVFFQVLDAPKAAYEVSDLYVALLQLTTTNLRTVMGSMDLDETLSKRDEINARLLSVVDHATVPWGVKITRVEIKDIRPPADIVAAMGRQMKAEREKRANILEAEGSRASEILRAEGQKQARILEAEGRRESAYRDAEARERAAEAEAKATQVVSDAIEKGGTQSLNYFIAQKYVEAVGKFATSPNAKTILFPVEATQLIGTLGGIGELAKEALGGAAPTPPKREPTPSVPRVQAPDA, encoded by the coding sequence ATGGAACTGACCGTCGCCGCCCTGGTCGCGCTGCTGATCGTCGTCTTCTACCTGTTCGCGTCGATCAAGATCGTGCGGCAAGGCTATCAATATACGATCGAACATTTCGGCCGGTACACGACCACCGCGTCACCGGGGTTCAATTTCTACCCCGCCTTCTTCTACCGCGTCGGCCGCCGCGTGAATATGATGGAGCAGGTGATCGATATTCCGGGTCAGGAAATCATCACCAAGGACAATGCGATCGTCTCCACCGACGGCGTCGTCTTCTTCCAGGTGCTCGATGCGCCCAAGGCGGCCTATGAGGTCAGCGACCTCTATGTCGCGCTGCTCCAGCTGACGACGACCAACCTGCGGACCGTGATGGGCAGCATGGACCTGGACGAGACACTGTCGAAGCGCGACGAGATCAACGCGCGCCTGCTGTCGGTGGTCGATCATGCGACGGTGCCATGGGGTGTGAAAATCACCCGCGTCGAGATCAAGGACATCCGCCCGCCCGCCGACATCGTCGCCGCAATGGGTCGCCAGATGAAGGCCGAGCGCGAAAAGCGCGCGAACATCCTGGAGGCGGAAGGCAGCCGCGCGTCGGAAATCCTGCGTGCCGAAGGGCAGAAGCAGGCGCGCATCCTGGAGGCCGAGGGGCGCCGCGAGTCGGCATATCGCGACGCGGAGGCGCGCGAACGGGCCGCCGAGGCCGAAGCGAAGGCGACCCAGGTCGTGTCCGATGCGATCGAAAAGGGCGGCACCCAGTCGCTTAACTATTTCATCGCGCAGAAATATGTCGAGGCGGTGGGCAAGTTCGCAACCAGTCCGAACGCGAAGACGATCCTGTTCCCGGTCGAAGCGACGCAATTGATCGGAACGCTCGGTGGGATTGGCGAGCTCGCCAAGGAAGCGCTGGGTGGCGCGGCGCCGACGCCGCCGAAGCGTGAGCCTACGCCGTCCGTTCCGCGCGTGCAGGCGCCCGACGCGTGA
- a CDS encoding DUF885 family protein → MPAAARPAQPASVIDVLAEEWLRLAPDRATSLGIDTGARAGLRSQLMDLSPAGAKRVEAWLRGAIPRLQAVVAGAGDAATTRTAEVALAAYRTSADGFAFGYGDPSVAGWRNGPYVVAQNMGSYLDTPKFLEGDHPIKTAADADAYLARLASWPKQLDGETARLKIDRGRGVIAPDFILDKTLAAMTLTRNEPPAQMVVVTALARKAAGIPGDWAARAERIITSGVLPALDRQIAELNVHRARAKSDAGAWKLPQGEAYYAWALRAATTTRMTPDEVHADGLRQHADYHRQMDTILRSMGLTQGSVGARMRTLNKDPRFTFASGDAGRAEILKFIEGRIADIRPRLPNAFHTLVRGTVEVRRIAPAEEIGAPGAYGGPGSLDGSIPGRFWINLRDPARHTKYNLPTLTYHEALPGHVWQGEYNQKQPLLGTLIGDGFSAYVEGWALYAEQLAGELGVYEGDSIESKAGRLGYLDSMAFRAARMVVDTGIHYKRWTRDHAREWFAEATGDTVEGVTSEIDRYCVWPGQACGYKVGHSEINRQRERAKTAMGARFDYRAFNDMVVGGGSRPLSFVARDTDRMIGA, encoded by the coding sequence ATGCCCGCGGCGGCCCGTCCCGCCCAGCCGGCGTCGGTAATCGATGTGCTGGCGGAAGAATGGCTGCGCCTCGCTCCCGACCGCGCCACATCGCTGGGCATCGATACCGGCGCGCGGGCCGGGCTTCGCTCGCAGCTGATGGACCTGAGCCCCGCCGGGGCGAAGCGGGTCGAGGCGTGGCTACGCGGCGCGATACCGCGGCTGCAGGCGGTCGTCGCGGGTGCCGGCGATGCGGCGACGACGCGCACCGCGGAGGTCGCCTTGGCGGCGTACCGCACGAGTGCAGACGGCTTCGCCTTCGGCTACGGGGACCCGTCGGTCGCCGGGTGGCGCAACGGACCCTATGTGGTCGCGCAAAACATGGGCAGCTACCTCGATACGCCCAAGTTCCTCGAGGGCGACCATCCGATCAAGACGGCGGCGGACGCGGACGCCTATCTCGCCCGCCTGGCGTCGTGGCCGAAGCAGCTGGACGGCGAAACCGCACGACTAAAGATCGACCGCGGACGCGGTGTGATCGCGCCGGATTTCATCCTCGACAAGACGCTCGCTGCGATGACGCTGACCCGCAACGAGCCACCGGCGCAGATGGTCGTGGTCACCGCGCTCGCCAGGAAGGCAGCCGGCATCCCCGGCGATTGGGCCGCCCGGGCGGAGCGGATCATCACGAGCGGCGTGCTGCCCGCGCTCGATCGCCAGATCGCCGAGCTGAATGTGCACCGCGCCCGGGCCAAGAGCGATGCCGGGGCGTGGAAGCTGCCGCAGGGGGAGGCCTATTACGCCTGGGCGCTGCGCGCGGCGACGACGACGCGGATGACGCCCGACGAGGTCCATGCCGACGGCTTGCGCCAGCACGCCGACTACCACCGCCAGATGGACACGATCCTGCGATCGATGGGACTGACCCAGGGATCGGTCGGCGCACGCATGCGGACGCTGAACAAGGACCCGCGGTTCACCTTTGCCAGCGGCGACGCGGGCCGCGCGGAGATCCTGAAGTTCATCGAAGGACGCATCGCCGACATTCGCCCGCGGCTGCCGAACGCGTTTCACACGCTCGTGCGCGGCACGGTGGAGGTGCGGCGGATCGCGCCGGCGGAGGAGATCGGCGCGCCGGGCGCCTATGGCGGACCGGGGTCGCTCGACGGCAGCATCCCGGGACGGTTCTGGATCAACCTGCGCGACCCGGCGCGGCACACCAAGTACAATCTGCCGACGCTGACCTATCACGAAGCGCTGCCGGGCCATGTCTGGCAGGGCGAATATAACCAGAAGCAGCCGCTGCTCGGGACGCTGATCGGCGACGGGTTCAGCGCCTATGTCGAAGGCTGGGCGCTCTATGCCGAGCAGCTGGCGGGTGAGCTGGGGGTGTATGAGGGCGACAGCATCGAATCCAAGGCCGGGCGGCTCGGCTATCTCGACTCGATGGCGTTCCGCGCGGCGCGGATGGTCGTCGATACCGGCATCCACTACAAACGCTGGACCCGCGATCACGCGCGTGAATGGTTCGCGGAAGCGACCGGTGACACCGTCGAGGGCGTGACGAGCGAAATCGATCGCTATTGCGTGTGGCCCGGCCAGGCGTGCGGCTACAAGGTCGGCCACAGCGAGATCAACCGCCAGCGCGAGCGCGCCAAGACGGCAATGGGCGCGCGGTTCGATTACCGCGCGTTCAACGACATGGTGGTGGGCGGTGGGTCACGGCCGCTGAGCTTCGTGGCGCGCGATACGGACCGGATGATCGGGGCGTGA
- the guaB gene encoding IMP dehydrogenase: MIDIPYGLTFDDVLLVPAESEVLPSMADTRTRVTRDLALNIPILSSAMDTVTEDAMAIMMAQLGGIGVLHRNLTVEQQVAAVTAVKRFESGMVVNPITIRPDATLAEAQALMTRHRISGIPVTEASGKLVGILTNRDVRFAENPNQPVAELMTHENLATVSVGVSQEEARRQLHQRRIEKLLVVDDVYRCVGLVTVKDIEKAVTYPDATKDAAGRLCVAAATTVGDKGYERTEALIDADCDLIVIDTAHGHNKDVARAVERVKARSNRVQVIAGNVATAEATRALIDAGADGVKVGIGPGSICTTRIVAGVGVPQLTAVMNAAEEAAKAGVPVIADGGLRTSGDLAKALAAGASTCMVGSLLAGTEEAPGETFLYQGRAYKSYRGMGSVGAMGRGSADRYFQGDIKDQLKLVPEGIEGQVAFKGSAREVIHQLVGGIKAAMGYTGSATIPDLQQRAQFVRITGAGLRESHVHDVTITREAPNYPTRG; encoded by the coding sequence ATGATCGACATCCCCTACGGCCTGACCTTCGACGACGTGCTGCTGGTGCCGGCCGAAAGCGAAGTGCTGCCGTCGATGGCGGATACCCGCACCCGCGTGACGCGCGATCTGGCGCTCAACATTCCGATCCTGTCGTCTGCAATGGACACGGTCACCGAAGACGCGATGGCGATCATGATGGCGCAATTGGGCGGCATCGGTGTGCTGCACCGCAATCTGACCGTCGAGCAGCAGGTCGCGGCGGTCACCGCGGTCAAGCGGTTCGAAAGCGGCATGGTCGTCAATCCGATCACCATCCGCCCTGACGCGACGCTGGCCGAGGCGCAGGCGCTGATGACCCGTCACCGCATCAGTGGCATTCCGGTCACCGAAGCGTCGGGCAAGCTGGTCGGCATCCTGACGAACCGCGACGTCCGCTTCGCCGAAAACCCGAACCAGCCCGTTGCCGAGCTGATGACGCACGAAAATCTCGCGACCGTCAGCGTCGGCGTTAGCCAGGAGGAGGCGCGCCGTCAGCTCCACCAGCGCCGTATCGAAAAGCTGCTGGTCGTCGACGACGTCTATCGCTGCGTCGGTCTGGTGACGGTCAAGGACATCGAGAAAGCGGTGACCTATCCCGACGCGACCAAGGATGCCGCCGGCCGGCTGTGCGTCGCGGCCGCGACCACCGTCGGCGACAAGGGCTATGAGCGCACCGAGGCGCTGATCGACGCCGATTGCGATCTGATCGTCATCGATACCGCGCACGGCCACAACAAGGACGTCGCGCGTGCGGTCGAACGCGTGAAGGCCCGCTCGAACCGCGTCCAGGTGATCGCCGGCAACGTCGCCACGGCGGAGGCGACCCGCGCGCTGATCGACGCGGGCGCTGACGGCGTGAAGGTCGGCATCGGCCCGGGCTCGATCTGTACCACGCGCATCGTCGCCGGCGTCGGCGTGCCCCAATTGACCGCAGTGATGAACGCCGCGGAAGAAGCCGCCAAGGCGGGGGTGCCCGTCATCGCCGACGGTGGTCTCCGCACCTCGGGTGATCTGGCCAAGGCGCTTGCGGCAGGTGCTTCCACCTGCATGGTCGGCTCGCTGCTGGCCGGGACCGAGGAAGCTCCCGGCGAAACCTTTTTGTATCAAGGCCGTGCGTACAAATCCTACCGCGGCATGGGAAGTGTCGGCGCCATGGGCCGTGGTTCGGCCGACCGCTATTTCCAGGGCGACATCAAGGATCAGCTGAAGCTGGTGCCCGAGGGGATCGAGGGTCAGGTCGCCTTCAAGGGCTCCGCGCGCGAAGTCATCCACCAGCTCGTCGGCGGCATCAAGGCGGCGATGGGCTACACCGGGTCGGCCACCATTCCAGACCTGCAGCAGCGCGCGCAGTTCGTGCGGATCACCGGCGCAGGGCTTCGTGAAAGCCATGTCCACGACGTCACGATCACGCGGGAAGCGCCGAACTACCCGACGCGGGGCTGA
- a CDS encoding phosphoenolpyruvate carboxykinase, which produces MSDRVPDAGLESQGIETRADIHWNLVTARLVDAALRRNEGKLSADGPLVVETGPHTGRSAQDKFIVRDAETENTVWWGKTNKGMLPEHFAALKEDFMTALKRREDLYVQDLYGGSQPEHRVKVRVINELAWHNLFIRTMLVRPEEQELRGFVPDYTIIDLPSFRANPARHGTRSETVIAVNLTEKLILIGGTRYAGEMKKSVFGLLNYLLPTTGVMPMHCSANMGADGSTAVFFGLSGTGKTTLSADPKRTLIGDDEHGWSDTAVFNFEGGCYAKMIRLSEDAEPEIFATTKRFGTVLENVVMDPVTRQLDLDDASLAENSRGAYPIDFIPNSSEKNMGGVPKNIIFLTADAYGVLPPIAKLTPEQAMYHFLSGYTARVAGTEIGVTEPDATFSTCFGAPFMPRHPSVYGNLLKERIAKGGVDCWLVNTGWTGGKYGVGSRMPIKVTRALLDAALDGSLKDAEFRTDENFGFQVPVAVPGVDSQILNPPETWPDAADYDATAAKLVGQFTENFAQFADHVDEGVRQAAPKVTRQAEAA; this is translated from the coding sequence TTGAGCGATCGCGTTCCTGACGCCGGCCTCGAGTCGCAGGGCATCGAAACCCGCGCCGACATCCACTGGAATCTCGTCACCGCCCGTCTGGTCGACGCCGCGCTGCGCCGGAACGAGGGGAAGCTGAGCGCCGACGGCCCACTGGTGGTCGAAACCGGTCCGCACACCGGGCGCAGTGCGCAGGACAAGTTCATCGTCCGCGATGCCGAAACCGAAAACACCGTGTGGTGGGGTAAGACCAACAAGGGTATGCTCCCGGAACATTTCGCGGCGCTGAAGGAAGACTTCATGACCGCGCTGAAGCGCCGCGAAGACCTGTACGTGCAGGATCTGTACGGCGGCTCGCAGCCCGAGCATCGCGTCAAGGTGCGCGTCATCAACGAACTCGCCTGGCACAATCTGTTCATCCGCACGATGCTGGTCCGCCCGGAGGAGCAGGAGCTGCGCGGCTTCGTGCCCGATTACACGATCATCGACCTGCCGAGCTTCCGCGCAAATCCGGCACGGCATGGCACGCGCAGCGAGACGGTGATCGCGGTCAACCTGACCGAGAAGCTGATCCTGATCGGCGGCACCCGCTATGCGGGCGAAATGAAGAAGAGCGTCTTCGGCCTGCTCAACTATCTGCTGCCGACGACCGGCGTCATGCCGATGCATTGTTCGGCCAATATGGGCGCCGACGGTTCGACTGCGGTGTTTTTCGGCCTCAGCGGCACGGGCAAGACGACGCTGTCGGCCGATCCGAAGCGCACGCTGATCGGCGATGACGAGCATGGCTGGTCGGATACCGCCGTCTTCAACTTCGAAGGCGGCTGCTATGCCAAGATGATCCGCCTGTCGGAGGACGCCGAGCCCGAGATTTTCGCGACCACCAAGCGCTTCGGCACCGTGCTGGAAAACGTCGTGATGGACCCGGTTACGCGCCAGCTCGACCTCGACGATGCAAGCCTCGCCGAGAATTCGCGTGGCGCCTATCCGATCGACTTCATTCCGAACTCGTCGGAAAAGAACATGGGCGGGGTGCCGAAGAACATCATCTTCCTGACTGCCGATGCGTACGGCGTGCTGCCCCCGATTGCGAAGCTAACGCCCGAACAGGCGATGTATCATTTCCTGTCCGGCTATACCGCGCGCGTCGCCGGCACCGAGATCGGCGTGACCGAGCCCGACGCGACCTTCTCGACCTGCTTTGGCGCGCCGTTCATGCCGCGCCATCCGAGCGTCTATGGCAATCTGCTGAAGGAGCGGATCGCCAAGGGCGGGGTCGATTGCTGGCTGGTCAACACCGGCTGGACCGGCGGCAAGTACGGCGTCGGCAGCCGCATGCCGATCAAGGTGACGCGCGCGCTGCTCGACGCGGCACTCGACGGCAGCCTGAAGGACGCCGAATTCCGCACGGACGAGAATTTCGGCTTCCAGGTGCCGGTCGCGGTGCCGGGAGTCGATTCACAGATCCTGAACCCGCCCGAAACCTGGCCCGATGCGGCCGACTATGACGCGACGGCGGCAAAGCTGGTCGGCCAGTTCACGGAGAACTTCGCGCAGTTCGCGGACCATGTCGACGAAGGCGTCCGCCAGGCCGCACCGAAGGTAACGCGACAGGCGGAGGCGGCTTAA